One segment of Streptomyces sp. NBC_01463 DNA contains the following:
- a CDS encoding (5-formylfuran-3-yl)methyl phosphate synthase — protein sequence MLLLISPDGIEEALACAKAAEHLDIVDVKKPDEGSLGANFPWVIREIRDAVPADKPVSATVGDVPYKPGTVAQAALGAAVSGATYIKVGLYGCTTPEQGVEVMRAVVRAVKDYRPDALVVASGYADAHRVGCVNPLALPDIAARAGADAAMLDTAIKDGTGLFDHVPPDLCAEFVRRAHAAGQFAALAGSVKQADLGQLTRIGTDIVGVRGAVCSGGDRNAGTIQPHLVAAFRAEMDRQAREFAADVPALN from the coding sequence GTGTTGCTTCTCATCTCCCCGGACGGCATCGAGGAAGCGCTCGCCTGCGCGAAGGCGGCGGAGCACCTCGACATCGTCGACGTCAAGAAGCCCGACGAGGGCTCTCTCGGCGCCAACTTCCCCTGGGTCATCCGGGAGATCCGCGACGCGGTGCCGGCGGACAAACCGGTGTCCGCCACCGTGGGAGACGTGCCGTACAAGCCCGGCACCGTGGCGCAGGCCGCGCTCGGCGCGGCCGTCTCCGGCGCCACGTACATCAAGGTGGGCCTGTACGGATGCACGACTCCCGAGCAGGGTGTCGAGGTCATGCGGGCGGTTGTCCGCGCGGTGAAGGACTACCGTCCGGACGCGCTCGTCGTCGCCTCGGGCTACGCCGACGCCCATCGTGTCGGCTGCGTCAACCCGCTCGCCCTGCCCGACATCGCGGCCCGCGCCGGTGCCGACGCCGCCATGCTGGACACCGCGATCAAGGACGGGACCGGGCTGTTCGACCATGTTCCGCCGGACCTCTGCGCCGAGTTCGTCCGCCGCGCCCACGCGGCCGGTCAGTTCGCCGCACTCGCGGGCAGCGTCAAGCAGGCCGATCTCGGTCAGCTGACCCGCATCGGCACGGACATCGTCGGGGTGCGGGGTGCGGTCTGCTCGGGCGGTGACCGCAACGCCGGAACGATTCAGCCGCACCTGGTCGCGGCCTTCCGGGCGGAGATGGACCGGCAGGCCCGGGAGTTCGCCGCCGACGTCCCGGCCCTGAACTGA
- a CDS encoding aldehyde dehydrogenase family protein, whose amino-acid sequence MPTPHAGRVSGRRAPCLAVIDPASGEIFDETPDQQPDELDDVIDRARHAWTGWRADPAARTAGLNAAADAVEAAGDDLAPLLTREQGKPLAESYAEVARTAARLRYFAALAPRTRRIADGRPVHSEIRWQSLGPVAAIVPWNFPLQLASAKFAPALAAGNTVVLKPSPYTPLATRLLGAVLAKALPEDVLTVITGREPLGARLASHPGIRHVTFTGSVPTGRAVAAAAAGSLARVTLELGGNDAAVLLDDVDVERVADRLFWAAFRNCGQVCMAVKRVYAPARLHAEVVEALAHRAKTVVVGPGLVPGTRLGPVNNAPQLARIERFVQRALAAGARAAAGGHRLDGPGYFVAPTILTDVPPEDPVVTEEQFGPVLPVLPYRNLDEAVEAANGTGFGLGGSVWGTDPDRAAATADRLECGTVWINHHAELSLAQPFAGVKESGLGVAGGPWGLYGNLRPFVVHRPPEEEG is encoded by the coding sequence ATGCCGACACCGCATGCCGGCCGCGTCTCCGGACGCCGTGCCCCCTGCCTCGCTGTCATCGACCCGGCCTCCGGGGAGATCTTCGACGAGACCCCCGACCAGCAGCCGGACGAACTGGACGACGTGATCGACCGGGCCAGGCACGCCTGGACCGGTTGGCGCGCCGACCCGGCCGCCCGCACCGCCGGGCTGAACGCCGCCGCCGACGCCGTGGAGGCCGCCGGAGACGACCTCGCTCCGCTGCTCACCCGGGAACAGGGCAAGCCCCTCGCCGAGTCGTACGCCGAGGTCGCCCGTACGGCAGCCCGGCTTCGGTACTTCGCCGCCCTGGCTCCCCGCACCCGCCGGATCGCCGACGGCCGCCCCGTGCACAGCGAGATCCGCTGGCAGTCTCTCGGGCCCGTTGCCGCGATCGTGCCGTGGAACTTCCCCCTCCAGCTCGCTTCGGCGAAGTTCGCGCCCGCGCTCGCGGCCGGCAACACCGTGGTCCTCAAACCGTCCCCGTACACCCCCCTTGCCACCCGGCTGCTCGGCGCCGTCCTCGCCAAAGCCCTGCCCGAGGACGTCCTGACCGTCATCACCGGCCGGGAACCCCTCGGTGCCCGCCTCGCCTCCCACCCGGGTATCCGCCATGTCACCTTCACCGGCTCGGTGCCGACGGGACGGGCCGTCGCCGCGGCCGCGGCGGGCTCCCTCGCCCGTGTCACCCTGGAACTGGGTGGCAACGACGCGGCGGTCCTCCTGGACGACGTCGACGTGGAGCGGGTCGCGGACCGGCTGTTCTGGGCCGCCTTCCGCAACTGCGGGCAGGTCTGCATGGCGGTCAAACGCGTCTACGCACCGGCCCGGCTCCACGCAGAGGTGGTCGAAGCCCTCGCTCACCGCGCGAAGACCGTCGTCGTCGGACCCGGTCTTGTGCCGGGCACCCGGCTCGGGCCGGTCAACAACGCCCCCCAGCTGGCCCGGATCGAGAGGTTCGTCCAACGGGCCCTGGCGGCCGGTGCCAGGGCAGCGGCCGGCGGTCACCGGCTCGACGGACCGGGCTACTTCGTCGCTCCCACGATCCTCACGGACGTCCCGCCCGAGGACCCGGTGGTGACCGAGGAACAGTTCGGACCGGTTCTGCCGGTGCTGCCGTACCGAAACCTCGACGAAGCCGTCGAAGCGGCCAACGGCACCGGCTTCGGGCTGGGCGGCTCCGTCTGGGGCACCGATCCCGACCGCGCGGCGGCGACAGCCGACCGGCTCGAATGCGGCACGGTCTGGATCAACCACCACGCCGAACTCTCCCTCGCCCAGCCCTTCGCAGGCGTCAAGGAGAGCGGCTTGGGTGTCGCGGGAGGACCGTGGGGCCTCTACGGCAACCTCCGTCCATTCGTCGTGCACCGGCCGCCGGAGGAAGAGGGATGA
- a CDS encoding NAD(P)-dependent alcohol dehydrogenase yields MRFRAAVLRSCESPFAVEDVVLNTAPAPGEILVEIVGSGMCRTDLAVRRSAGRTPLPAVLGHEGTGVVVAAGGGPDTAVGVGDHVVLSFDSCGDCLSCRGAAPAYCDSFASLNLFGGREEDTPRLTDAAGGAVASRWFGQSSFAEYALVPARNAVRVDTALPLELLGPLGCGALTGAGAVLNTFRAGPGDTLVVLGAGAVGLTAVMAATAAGVRSVAVDRHPGRLELAERFGAIPLPAATSGLAERIRRHTDGGAQYALDTTASAPLINDALRALRPTGTLGLVARLHTALPLEPGTLDRGRSIRHICEGDAVPELLIPRLIGLWQAGRFPFDQLIRTYPLADINEAERDCDAGRVIKPVLLPERRDR; encoded by the coding sequence ATGAGGTTCCGAGCCGCCGTGCTGCGCTCCTGCGAGAGCCCGTTCGCGGTCGAGGACGTCGTTCTGAACACCGCGCCCGCCCCCGGCGAAATCCTCGTGGAGATCGTGGGAAGCGGAATGTGCCGGACCGATCTCGCGGTCCGGCGGTCAGCCGGACGCACCCCGCTGCCGGCTGTCCTCGGCCACGAGGGGACCGGGGTAGTGGTGGCGGCGGGCGGCGGCCCGGACACCGCGGTCGGCGTCGGTGACCACGTCGTGCTGAGCTTCGATTCCTGCGGGGACTGCCTGAGCTGCCGCGGCGCGGCCCCCGCCTACTGCGACTCGTTCGCCTCACTCAACCTCTTCGGGGGACGCGAGGAGGACACACCACGGCTCACCGACGCCGCCGGGGGAGCGGTGGCCTCCCGCTGGTTCGGCCAGTCGTCCTTCGCCGAATACGCCCTCGTCCCGGCGCGCAACGCCGTCCGGGTCGACACCGCCCTGCCGCTCGAACTGCTCGGTCCGCTCGGCTGCGGAGCCCTCACCGGTGCCGGAGCCGTGCTGAACACGTTCCGTGCCGGCCCCGGCGACACCCTCGTCGTACTCGGCGCGGGAGCGGTGGGCCTGACCGCGGTCATGGCGGCCACCGCCGCCGGCGTACGGAGCGTGGCCGTCGACCGGCATCCGGGGCGCCTGGAGCTCGCCGAGCGGTTCGGCGCGATCCCGCTGCCCGCGGCGACGTCCGGACTGGCCGAGCGCATCCGTCGGCACACCGACGGCGGCGCGCAGTACGCCCTGGACACCACGGCCTCCGCCCCGCTCATCAATGACGCGCTCCGCGCGCTGCGCCCCACCGGCACCCTCGGTCTCGTGGCGCGCCTTCACACCGCACTGCCTCTCGAACCGGGCACGTTGGACAGGGGCCGCAGCATCCGGCACATCTGCGAAGGGGACGCCGTACCCGAACTGCTGATTCCGCGGCTGATCGGCCTGTGGCAGGCCGGCCGCTTCCCCTTCGACCAACTGATCCGCACCTATCCCTTGGCCGACATCAACGAGGCCGAACGCGACTGCGACGCCGGACGCGTGATCAAGCCCGTCCTGCTGCCGGAAAGAAGAGACCGATGA
- a CDS encoding class I SAM-dependent methyltransferase — MSETSIPGDSLHPTSDTSVLLAPTEGATTTTPTRRTGEGGVDAGVGSTSLLVAAARAIETHRHDSLARDVYAEHFVRAAPACADWPVRIEQVPDGDGNPLWGRFARYFGLRTGVLDDFLHRSVGTGVRQVVLLGAGLDTRAFRLDLPSDCVVFEIDRAGVLAFKQQVLTDLSAAPKAKRVPVPVDLRGDWVTALTSVGFDPAAPSVWLAEGLLFYLPGPAETYLIDTVDRLTTTGSALAFEAKLEKDLLAYRDSPIYTATREQIGIDLLDLFDSGPRPDSAGDLAAKGWSTSVHTPFEFTRLRGRGPLPEPNDALEGNRWVFAHKSRP; from the coding sequence ATGAGTGAAACGTCCATCCCCGGGGACTCCCTCCACCCCACCAGTGACACTTCCGTGCTCCTCGCTCCCACCGAAGGGGCCACGACCACCACGCCGACGCGGCGGACCGGCGAGGGAGGCGTGGACGCAGGTGTGGGATCGACTTCCCTCCTGGTCGCCGCCGCACGGGCGATCGAGACCCACCGCCACGACAGCCTGGCCCGGGACGTCTACGCGGAACACTTCGTACGCGCGGCCCCCGCCTGCGCGGACTGGCCGGTGCGTATCGAACAGGTCCCGGACGGGGACGGCAACCCGTTGTGGGGGAGGTTCGCCCGCTACTTCGGTCTGCGGACCGGAGTCCTCGACGACTTCCTTCACCGGTCGGTCGGTACGGGCGTCCGCCAAGTGGTCCTGCTGGGGGCGGGACTGGACACCCGTGCCTTCCGGCTGGACCTGCCGTCCGACTGCGTCGTCTTCGAGATCGACAGGGCGGGCGTGCTGGCCTTCAAACAACAGGTGCTCACGGATCTGTCGGCCGCCCCGAAGGCGAAGCGGGTCCCGGTGCCGGTCGATCTGCGCGGCGACTGGGTCACCGCGCTGACCTCCGTCGGTTTCGACCCGGCCGCCCCGAGCGTCTGGCTGGCCGAAGGGCTGCTCTTCTACCTGCCGGGCCCCGCCGAGACGTACCTCATCGACACGGTGGACCGGCTCACCACCACGGGCAGCGCCCTGGCCTTCGAGGCCAAGCTGGAGAAGGACCTGCTCGCGTACCGCGACAGCCCGATCTACACGGCGACGCGGGAACAGATCGGCATCGATCTGCTCGACCTCTTCGACAGCGGGCCGCGCCCCGACTCCGCGGGTGACCTGGCGGCCAAGGGCTGGTCCACCTCGGTGCACACGCCCTTCGAATTCACCCGCCTGCGGGGACGTGGTCCCCTCCCCGAACCGAACGACGCGCTGGAGGGGAACCGGTGGGTCTTCGCGCACAAGAGCAGACCCTGA
- a CDS encoding EF-hand domain-containing protein has translation MRTEATERVELIFSLFDANGNGVLDADDFDLMTGRVLEVAVASDDGARVAIRAAFRRYWTTLETELDANGDGVISLDEFRPFVLDPERFGPTITEFAEALAALGDPDGDGLIERPLFVSLMTAIGFAEANIHALFDAFGPDAGDRVTVTTWARGIEDYYAPDLGGIPADQLVAVRAV, from the coding sequence ATGCGAACTGAGGCCACCGAGAGGGTCGAGTTGATCTTCTCCCTCTTCGACGCCAACGGCAACGGGGTCCTCGACGCCGACGACTTCGACCTCATGACGGGACGTGTCCTGGAGGTGGCGGTCGCGTCGGACGACGGCGCCAGGGTGGCCATCCGAGCCGCGTTCCGGCGTTACTGGACCACGCTGGAAACGGAGTTGGACGCCAACGGCGATGGCGTGATCTCCCTCGACGAGTTCCGTCCGTTCGTGCTCGACCCCGAGCGGTTCGGTCCCACGATCACCGAGTTCGCCGAGGCGCTCGCCGCACTCGGCGACCCCGACGGGGACGGTCTGATCGAGCGCCCGCTCTTCGTGTCGCTGATGACGGCGATCGGCTTCGCGGAGGCGAACATCCACGCCCTTTTCGACGCCTTCGGCCCGGACGCCGGGGACCGCGTCACCGTGACCACATGGGCCAGGGGCATCGAGGACTACTACGCGCCGGACCTGGGCGGGATCCCGGCCGACCAACTGGTGGCTGTCCGGGCCGTCTGA